From Desulfotignum phosphitoxidans DSM 13687:
ATCTGATGGATCCGGAGTCCCAGATGGCCGTGTATATCCGGGAGGTACTGGCGGACCCGTCTGTGGAAAAGCAGCGGGAGCTGGGAACTTATGTCGGAAAAAAAGAGACTGTGATTCTGGTCAATGCCGGGGTCCTGGAAACCCGGAACAAAGCGTCCCGGGAGATCATTTTTTCTCTGACCGACATCACCGCGTTAAAGCGCCTTGAGGCCCAGGTCCGGCAGGCCCAGCGGCTGGCGGACTTAGGCATTCTGGCTGCGGGTATGGCCCATGAAATCCGCAATCCACTTTCCGCCATTAAAACCTTTGTGGCCCTGCTGCCTAAAAAACTGAAAAAACCCGGATTTCTGGAAAAGTTCCAGCAGACCGTTCCCAGAGAGATCAATCGGCTCAATACCCTGATCGAAGAAATGCTGGAGCTGTCCCGGCCCCCCCGTTACCGGCTCAAGCCCACAGATATCAGTGCCCTGGTGACCCATTGCACCACATTGCTGGAAACGGATTTCAACGGCCGGGACATTTTTTTTCAGGCGGATCTTTCGGATGATCCCGCATGGGTCCAGGCAGATGCAGACCAGCTGGAAAAAGCGTTTATCAACCTGCTTCAGAACGGGGCCCAGGCCATGCCCGGGGGCGGCACCCTCCAGGTATCAGTTTCCCGGAATCAGGACCAAGTGATGCTGGAATTCAGGGATACGGGGCACGGCATGTCCCCGGAGATGGTCGACAATATCTTTAACCCGTTTTTCACCACCAAGGCCAAAGGCACGGGCTTAGGCCTGGCCATCACCCATAAGGTGATCACGGAACACGGAGGCCGGATCAGTGTGACCAGCCGTGAGCACGAGGGGACCTGTTTCACGGTTCGTCTGCCGGGGATCGATCCGTGCTGTCTGTCCCTTCCTTCTGATCCGGCATCAGATCCAGGGTCTTGATTTTCTGAATCAGGGTGTTTCTGTGAATGCCCAGCACCTGGGCCGTCTGGGTCTGGTTCCAGTGGCAGCTCTTCAATGCCCGCAGGATATAATGCCGTTCAAAGGTCTGGCGGGCCTGGATCAGGCCTTTGCTCTCCCGGGCCGCTTCCGCGGCTTCCCGGCCGGAATCCGTATGGAACAGCAAATCAAAGGGCAGGTCTTTTTCATCAATGGGCTGGTGGTCGGACCCCAGCACCACCAGCCGCTCCATCAGGTTTTCCAGTTCCCGGATATTGCCCGGCCAGGGGTAGTCCTCCAGCACGGCCAGGGCGCCGGGAGTGATGCCGGTGATATGTTTGTTCATCCTGCGGTTGAACCGGTCCAGAAAATATCCGGCCAGCACTGGCACATCCCCTTTTCTTTTTCGCAGAGGCGGCAGGTCCACGGGGACCACATTGAGTCTGAAATACAGGTCATCTCTGAACGCCCTGGTTTTGATCATTTCATCCAGCCGGGTGTTGGTGGCGGCGATGATCCGGATGTCCACCTTGATGGTCCGGTTGCCGCCCACCCGGGCGAATTCCCGTTCCTGGATGAACCGCAGCAGTTTGGCCTGGAATTCCGGTTTGAGGCAGCCGATTTCATCCAGAAACACCGTGCCCTGGTGGGCAAACTCGAATTTTCCCGTGGTCTGGCGGTATGCCCCGGTAAACGACCCTTTTTCATGGCCGAACAGTTCGGCTTCCATCAGTTCCGATGGAATGGCCGCGCAGTTGATGGCCACAAACGGTTTTTCCTTCCGAGGGCTTAAATTGTGGATGGCCTGGGCGATCAGCTCTTTGCCCGTGCCGCTTTCGCCGGTGATCAGCACGTTGCTGCCCGATCCGGCCACCTTTTCCATGAGCTGGAACACAGCGGTCATATGGGGGGACTGGGTGATGATTTTCGGCTCAAACGCACCGGCCGCCACCTGGGATCGGTGATACCGAACTTCTCTGGCCAAACACTGACGGTCCACGATTTTTTCCACCCGGTTCAGAATGATCTCATGGTCAAACGGCTTGGTGATATAGTCATATGCCCCCAGTTTCAGGGAATCCGTGGCTTCCTGGGCCCGGTCAACGGCTGAAACCATGATGACATCCAGGTCCAGATCAATCTGCTTGATCTGTCTCAAAGTTTCAATGCCATCCATTTCCGGCATCACAATATCCAGAAAAATCAGATCAAATCTGTGTGAACGGATCTTTGAAAGCGCTTCAGGTCCGCTTTTTGCGCAGGTGACATCATAATCATCTTCCAGAATCTCCTTGAGTGCATCCCGGATGGCTTCATCATCATCCACCACAAGAATCTGTACCGGGTTGGGATCGTCCTTGATATCCACCAGTCTGTCTCCCTGAAATAAAAATTGTTTGGGGGTCACGGGCCTGGAAAGGGGCATACTATAAATTTGATTTTTTTTCCAGAATTTACAGCAGTTTTCCCTTTTCATGGTTGATTTTGTCGTTGCCACTCGATAAAAAGAGAGTCGGTACTCCGTTGCACGGTATCCCGGATCAGGGGTGCGTGATCCGCTTTTCACGCAATTGATAACACAAGGAGACAGGTCATGGAAAATTACATGGAGCAGATGGTGTTGTTTTTAACCAAATATGGGCTGAATATTATCGGTGCCATAATTATTCTGATTCTGGGTCGGATTGCTGCAGGTATCGGCAGAAAGATCATTGAGAAGCTCATGGACCGTTCCAGCGTTGATCCATCCGTGACCTCTTTTTGCGGCAGCCTGGTTTATTTCGGTATTCTGGCATTTACTGTCCTGGCGGCGCTGGCAAAATTCGGCATACAGACGGCTTCGTTCATTGCCGTGATCGGTGCGGCCGGTCTGGCCGTGGGTCTGGCCCTTCAGGGGTCTTTGGCCAATTTTGCCGCAGGGGTTCTTATCCTGATCCTGCATCCGTTCAAAACCGGGCATTATATTGAAGCCGGCGGGGTTGCCGGCACGGTCAAGGACATTCAGATGTTTACCACCACCCTGGCCACACCGGACAATATCAAGATTCTGGTGCCCAATGGTAAAATTTTAAATGATGTCATTAAAAATATTTCCGGGTATGATACCCGCCGCATCGATCTGGTGATCGGCATCGGGTACGGATCAGATATTGAAAAAGCCTGGCAGATCCTGGAAAAGATTATTCAATCCGATGATCGTATTTTAAAGGATCCTGCCTACACCATTGCCGTGTCTGAACTGGCGGATTCCAGCGTGAATTTTGTGGTACGTCCCTGGGTGAACAGCGCTGATTACTGGGCCACCCGATTTGACCTGCTCAAAACCATCAAACAGTTGTTTGACGAGAACGACATTGAAATTCCGTTTCCCCAGGTCACCGTGCACAAAGGGTAGAAACATAAGGGACAGACAAAAAAGACAGCTGTCATTGATGTGAAAAACATGGGTTACAGCTGTCTCTGGTTATATTTCAGGCGGGATATTCTTCCGTGTCCTGAAACGCACGGGCAATCTCAAGGATTTTGTCTTCAATCTGGCAGAAGGCATCCACGATGACGGGGTCAAATGAGTTCCCTTTTTCTTCGAGAATAATGGCCATGGCTTTGTCATGGGAAAATGGGGGTTTGTAGCATCGTTCACTGATCAATGCATCATATACGTCGGCAATGGCCATGATTCTGCCGGCCAAAGGAATCTGTGTGCCGGCCAGACCGGACGGGTAGCCTTTGCCGTTCCATTTTTCATGATGGGTGCCGGCGATCTGGGACCCCAGCGCCAGAAAATTACTTCCCTGGTGGTCTTTGGCTGCCCGGGTGATGATTGTTCTGCCGTGCTTGGCATGGAGTTTCATGATCTCAAACTCTTCTTGTGTGAGCCGGCCGGGTTTGAGCAGGATTCTGTCCGGGGTTCCCACCTTGCCGATATCATGCAGGGGCACGGATAAAAACAGATTTTTAATAAATTTTTCCGTCAGGATCTCTTTGAAAAAACCCGTATCCCTGAGATGTTCCGCAATGGCCCGGGCGTAATGCTGGGTTCTGACAATATGTTCTCCGGTTTCCGGGTCCCGGGTTTCCACCATGGATACCATGGCTTCCATGGTCAACTGCTGGGCGGAAGACAGTTGCCGATACCAGGTGAATGCGGCCCGTTTTTCCATGGCGAACCGGCAAAGAGAAATCAGGGAAAACAAAATCAGAACTGTCACAATCGGGGCTGCCGGGGAGATAAACACGGACGCTTCCCGATAGGCGATCAGGCTGGCACCGGTCAGGCCGGCGGCCCATGCCAGACTGGCTGAAAACAGCATGCCCGGCCCAATGAACCGGTAAAACAATCCCCCCATGAACAGGCCGGTGAGCATACAGGCAACACCCTTTAGCACCCCGGCCCATGCCGGCAGAATGATCAGGTTGTTTTTCAGGATATTGTCAACCACCACGGCACTGATTTCAACGCCCGGAAAATGTGGATCAAGCACGGTCTGGTGAATATCGTTCAATCCCATGGCTGAAGATCCCACAAGCACAATGCGGTCCCGGAGGTCTGATTTTTCAAACTGGCGGTTTAAAATATCCACGGCAGACAGATAGGAAAAGGAAAATCCGGGCCGGGTGAAGCGGATGGCGGCATATCCTTCACGGGTGACAGGGATTTGACAGGTGCCTGCCGCAATACAGGGACCGGTCCGGGTCTGGATCACCCGGGTAGTGGAAATGCCCTGAGCCTCCAGGAACAAAGCCAGAGAGAGATGGGGAAAAATCTGTGACCCGTACCGAATCAAGAGGGGGATTCGGCGCAACAGTCCGTCAAGGTCATATTGGCTGTTGATGAATCCCGTATTTTTCAGCCGGGTTTCAATGGCCGGGGTATTACACAAAGCCCCGGTGGCCTGGTGCAGGGATAGCAGGTTGTCCGGATCCGTGATTTCAACGGTGGTTTGTTTGCACACCCCTCCTTTGCCGGTATGATTAAAATGAAAAAACCGGGCCCCCACCATGGGGGTTTCAGCCAGCACGGAGCCAAAGAAAATATCATTGTTTTCCATTCCCCGGGGCATATCTGTCACGGGCAGGTGGACATTGAGATCGGTTTCAAGCCGCTGGATGATATTTTGAAGTGAGGTCTGATCCGGTTCAGGAAACAAAATATCCAGTGCCATGGCCCGGGGTTCGGACTGATGGATCAGCCGGATCAGGCGGGCCAGCCGGTATCGGGGCCAGGGCCATTGGCCCACGGCGGCCAGGCTGGGTTCATCGATGTCCACGATGGTGATTTGATTTTCATCGTTTGACCGGAGCGCAGAGGACGCGCCCATCCGCATATACCGGTCATAAAAAAAATGATCCAAAGATTGCAGAAAACCGTTTTCAGAAGATGCGGCCAGAGCGATGATCAGCGTGATCATCAGTATCGTTCCTGCCCAGATGGTGCGAATTCTTCTCGACAGTTCTATTTTAGGCGGGGACTCCATCACGGTTGTCTGATCATTTCCTGAATGATCGGTATGTTTGTTCTGCTGTCCGGGGCCAGGTCCGCAGAATCGGGCATATCAGGTTCAGCTGCCAGAAGCGGGCCGTAAATCTGCCCGGTTTCTTCCGGATCGGTCTGCCGGGTGATAAATCCGCCCGTTGCCGCATGATAGACCGCTTCGGTATAGGGTTTGTCCAGCATGATGCCGGAAGTGTCGCTTCTTATAACGATTTTGCCGGTTTCGCCGTTCTCCTGGGGCAGAAGAATCGATTTGGCCTGTTTTTTTGTGCCACATCCAAGAATCAGGATAAAAATACAAAACAAGATAAGAACCTGGCGTATCGTGATCATCTGTTATAAATCCACCACAAACCGGGTGCCCCGGATACCTATGGTTGCTTTAGGGGTCCTCACTTTGACGGACTGGGGGGAAATTCGCCCGATTTCTCCTGAATTGTAAATAGCGGTTCCCTTTTCCATGTAAAATGAAAAGTCATACTGATTTTCATCCGGCTTGAAAACAAACGCCGCCATTTCAAAAATTGATTCCGGGCCGACGGTGATAACGGTACCGTCCGTGAAAACAATTCCGGCGTGGGCGTTTTTTTTTGTTATAAGGAGATCTTTTTCTAATATCGGCATGTCCGGTTCGGCCTTGATCCGTGTCTCATTTCGATGGATATATACGTTTCCGGTAAGGGTTTTAATGATGCCTGCCGGTTTTGTCCGGGGGGCTGTCCCGTTCGGATCGGCCCAAACCGTGGCAGTCAGAAGCAGCAGAAAAAAAAGAAAAACACCTATCTTGGGAATTCGTGGATTCATCCAGTCTCCTGAATTACTTGTTTCAGTATTATAGACAGGGCATCCGGGCCTGTCAAGGTGGTGCATGCCAGGCGGTTTTCAATATGGTTTTCAAACTTTTTTCCCCAATGTCAGGTATGGGACAGTCCCAGAAACGTATTGCGGATCCGTTCCACATGGTCTAAAAGCTGGGTTTTTCTGGCCTTGCCCACGACGTTTGGAGACGCTTTTGCCAGAAGGTCGGTCAATGCCAGCAGATCCGATTCCAGGCAAAGGCTTTCCGTATGCCAGCCATGGGCATCCATCTTCATCAGATTGAAATACCACAGACGAAACGTCAGTACATAAAAGCGGTCCGACATCTCCGTTAAAAACGGATTTCCTGCGGCATCGTGGAACAGATGTTTCAGATCCATATCCAGTCGGGCCAGCTTTTCCGGATCATGATGGGCCACCAGATCCCGGCACCTGTGGGTCAGTTGTTCCAGCCGGTTGAAGTGTGCCTTGTTAAACCGTTCTGCTGCCATGACCCCGATGACGGATTCCAGTTCCAGCCGGGCCTGAAACAGGTGGGTGATGGTATTGAGCTCCAGCTCAGATACCTGGATACCGGTTCGGGGCAGTATTTTAAGCAGATGTTCCCATTCCAGACGAAACAGCACCGTGCGCAACGGGGTTCTGCTGACACCGAATTCTTCTGCCAGGGCCTGTTCCTTGAGAATCTGACCCGGGTTGTATGCCAGGAAAATGATTCGTTCCCGCAGGGTATGATAAATTTTTTGATTCATTTTTTGTCAGTTTTAAATGAATAATCCATTAATTTTTAAGGAGCATATCACATATAAATAGTAAAAATAATATATTGACAATAGAAATTTTTTTGGTATACCATAAAAATATTAAAAAGTCACGCCATGCGTGTAATGGCAGAATTTAAATCAATTTCAAAGGGGAAAACTATGGAAACATATGATGTGGTAATTATCGGCGGGGCCGTCATGGGAAGTGCAACCGCCTATTTTCTTGCCGCCAATCCGGATTTCAACGGAAAAGTGCTGGTGATTGAAAAAGATCCCACCTATGCCAAATCATCCACATGCCTGTCTGCCGGCGGTATCCGGCAGCAGTTTTCCAACACGGAAAATATCCAGTTGTCCAAATTCGGTGCTGAATTCATCAAAAATATCAATTCCTATCTGCAAGTGGAAAACGATGATCCCGTGAACGTGGATTTTACGGAAAACGGGTATCTGATTTTAGCGACGGATGCCGGCATGCCCGTGCTGATGCAGAATCACAAGACGCAGATTGCGGCCGGGGCCAATGTTAAAATTCTGGAAAAAGACCAGTTAAAACAAACGTTTGAATGGCTCAATGTGGAGGATATTGTTGCCGGCTCCTACAATATTCCGGATTCAGGATGGTTTGATCCCCATTGCTTTACCATGGGGTTCAAAAACAAAGCCAAAAGTCTCGGGGTCACCTATCTGAACGATGAAGTGGTGGGTATTGAGCGGACCGGGGATCAAATCACGGCCGTGCAGCTGAGTTCCGGAAAAAAAATCAACGGCGGCATGTTTGTCAATGCTGCCGGGCCCAAAGCCGCACATGTGGCTGAAATGGCCGGTATTGATGATCTGCCGGTCCGTTCCCGGAAACGGTTTGTCTTTTTGTACAAATGCAATTCCCAGCTGCCCAACTGTCCTTTGGTAGTGGATCCGTCCGGGGCCTATTTCCGGCCCGAAGGACAGCATTTCATCTGCGGGATCTCTCCGGAAGCGGACAATGATCCGGATTGTGATGATTTTGACATGGATTATTCCGTGTTTGAAGAAACGTTGTGGCCGATTCTGGCGGAACGGGTGCCTGCGTTTGATGCCATCAAGCGGATTTCATCCTGGGCCGGTCATTATGAATACAACATCAAGGATCAGAATGCCATTATCGGAGCCCATCCGACAGTGAAAAATTTCATGTTCATCAACGGGTTCAGCGGTCATGGACTTCAGCAGGGACCGGGCGCGGGCCGGGGGATTTCAGAACTGATC
This genomic window contains:
- a CDS encoding ATP-binding protein; translated protein: MKKPASLPLRYRFMLISSLMLILLLGTLALVLGSLQTRTIQGRIEKQGMDIARNLAAVSRDHFITYNYVALEKLANQVVDISDILYVIFYDKEGRVAGYSRRPDLQNRILTDEISREAMAATTPLVVTQNQKKSGRPVLHVAVPVVLPDSQARWGTIRVCLSLGLMQQQIRQTRWIIGVLGVIALGAGILISDWMARRVTRPLEKLAATTMDAAKQDLTFQISPRTRDEVEILATNFSFMIQEILAQKKKLEEQLQEIRRWQQYMEKVLVTMGDGLLAIDMAGRVTTVNPAARRILEIPAARLVRSKPVWDLMDPESQMAVYIREVLADPSVEKQRELGTYVGKKETVILVNAGVLETRNKASREIIFSLTDITALKRLEAQVRQAQRLADLGILAAGMAHEIRNPLSAIKTFVALLPKKLKKPGFLEKFQQTVPREINRLNTLIEEMLELSRPPRYRLKPTDISALVTHCTTLLETDFNGRDIFFQADLSDDPAWVQADADQLEKAFINLLQNGAQAMPGGGTLQVSVSRNQDQVMLEFRDTGHGMSPEMVDNIFNPFFTTKAKGTGLGLAITHKVITEHGGRISVTSREHEGTCFTVRLPGIDPCCLSLPSDPASDPGS
- a CDS encoding sigma-54-dependent transcriptional regulator, translating into MPLSRPVTPKQFLFQGDRLVDIKDDPNPVQILVVDDDEAIRDALKEILEDDYDVTCAKSGPEALSKIRSHRFDLIFLDIVMPEMDGIETLRQIKQIDLDLDVIMVSAVDRAQEATDSLKLGAYDYITKPFDHEIILNRVEKIVDRQCLAREVRYHRSQVAAGAFEPKIITQSPHMTAVFQLMEKVAGSGSNVLITGESGTGKELIAQAIHNLSPRKEKPFVAINCAAIPSELMEAELFGHEKGSFTGAYRQTTGKFEFAHQGTVFLDEIGCLKPEFQAKLLRFIQEREFARVGGNRTIKVDIRIIAATNTRLDEMIKTRAFRDDLYFRLNVVPVDLPPLRKRKGDVPVLAGYFLDRFNRRMNKHITGITPGALAVLEDYPWPGNIRELENLMERLVVLGSDHQPIDEKDLPFDLLFHTDSGREAAEAARESKGLIQARQTFERHYILRALKSCHWNQTQTAQVLGIHRNTLIQKIKTLDLMPDQKEGTDSTDRSPADEP
- a CDS encoding mechanosensitive ion channel family protein — translated: MENYMEQMVLFLTKYGLNIIGAIIILILGRIAAGIGRKIIEKLMDRSSVDPSVTSFCGSLVYFGILAFTVLAALAKFGIQTASFIAVIGAAGLAVGLALQGSLANFAAGVLILILHPFKTGHYIEAGGVAGTVKDIQMFTTTLATPDNIKILVPNGKILNDVIKNISGYDTRRIDLVIGIGYGSDIEKAWQILEKIIQSDDRILKDPAYTIAVSELADSSVNFVVRPWVNSADYWATRFDLLKTIKQLFDENDIEIPFPQVTVHKG
- a CDS encoding CHASE2 domain-containing protein, whose translation is MITLIIALAASSENGFLQSLDHFFYDRYMRMGASSALRSNDENQITIVDIDEPSLAAVGQWPWPRYRLARLIRLIHQSEPRAMALDILFPEPDQTSLQNIIQRLETDLNVHLPVTDMPRGMENNDIFFGSVLAETPMVGARFFHFNHTGKGGVCKQTTVEITDPDNLLSLHQATGALCNTPAIETRLKNTGFINSQYDLDGLLRRIPLLIRYGSQIFPHLSLALFLEAQGISTTRVIQTRTGPCIAAGTCQIPVTREGYAAIRFTRPGFSFSYLSAVDILNRQFEKSDLRDRIVLVGSSAMGLNDIHQTVLDPHFPGVEISAVVVDNILKNNLIILPAWAGVLKGVACMLTGLFMGGLFYRFIGPGMLFSASLAWAAGLTGASLIAYREASVFISPAAPIVTVLILFSLISLCRFAMEKRAAFTWYRQLSSAQQLTMEAMVSMVETRDPETGEHIVRTQHYARAIAEHLRDTGFFKEILTEKFIKNLFLSVPLHDIGKVGTPDRILLKPGRLTQEEFEIMKLHAKHGRTIITRAAKDHQGSNFLALGSQIAGTHHEKWNGKGYPSGLAGTQIPLAGRIMAIADVYDALISERCYKPPFSHDKAMAIILEEKGNSFDPVIVDAFCQIEDKILEIARAFQDTEEYPA
- a CDS encoding FecR family protein — its product is MNPRIPKIGVFLFFLLLLTATVWADPNGTAPRTKPAGIIKTLTGNVYIHRNETRIKAEPDMPILEKDLLITKKNAHAGIVFTDGTVITVGPESIFEMAAFVFKPDENQYDFSFYMEKGTAIYNSGEIGRISPQSVKVRTPKATIGIRGTRFVVDL
- a CDS encoding GntR family transcriptional regulator; this encodes MNQKIYHTLRERIIFLAYNPGQILKEQALAEEFGVSRTPLRTVLFRLEWEHLLKILPRTGIQVSELELNTITHLFQARLELESVIGVMAAERFNKAHFNRLEQLTHRCRDLVAHHDPEKLARLDMDLKHLFHDAAGNPFLTEMSDRFYVLTFRLWYFNLMKMDAHGWHTESLCLESDLLALTDLLAKASPNVVGKARKTQLLDHVERIRNTFLGLSHT
- a CDS encoding NAD(P)/FAD-dependent oxidoreductase, which gives rise to METYDVVIIGGAVMGSATAYFLAANPDFNGKVLVIEKDPTYAKSSTCLSAGGIRQQFSNTENIQLSKFGAEFIKNINSYLQVENDDPVNVDFTENGYLILATDAGMPVLMQNHKTQIAAGANVKILEKDQLKQTFEWLNVEDIVAGSYNIPDSGWFDPHCFTMGFKNKAKSLGVTYLNDEVVGIERTGDQITAVQLSSGKKINGGMFVNAAGPKAAHVAEMAGIDDLPVRSRKRFVFLYKCNSQLPNCPLVVDPSGAYFRPEGQHFICGISPEADNDPDCDDFDMDYSVFEETLWPILAERVPAFDAIKRISSWAGHYEYNIKDQNAIIGAHPTVKNFMFINGFSGHGLQQGPGAGRGISELITYGKYKTLDLSCFEFERFAKNQLYIELNIV